In the Alistipes provencensis genome, GACACGCCGGGGCGCTTGGGCCCAATGTCGCACCAGTCGCCCAGTCCGTGATTGAGGATGTAGTCCGTCGCTTTGGATTCGAGGTACTCCAGATAGCGTTTCATGCTGTCGTAGTGCCGCTTGACGAGCGACGGATCGCCGTAGTATTCGTAAACCTTCCACGGGACCAGAATCATCGAACTTCCCCATTCGGGCGAATCGACAAATCCGCCGTTGAAAAGGAAATACATCGGAGCCACGTCGGGTATGAGCCCGTTTTCCCACTGGGCCGCCGCCATGTCCGCCGCCATCTTTTCGTAGAGTTTGTAGAGGTCGAAACTATGTTGCAGCGACCCGAACATCAGGTGCAGTTGCTCGATCCACGGCAGCTTTTCGCGGTGGGGGCAGTCGGTCAGGAAACTTCCCATATTGCCTTTGATGCCCCATTCGATCAACGTGTTAATCCGGTTGAGCAATTCGTCCGAGCAGCGGAAAGTGCCGGCCGTGGGAGCCGAATTGCGGACGTGCAGTCCAATGATTTCTTCGATGACGGGGAGCTCTCCGGGATTCTCCTCCCCGGCAGGCACGGCGTCCGTCACCTGCACATAGCGCAGTCCATAGTTGGTGAACTGCGGATGCCAGGTTTCCGGACAGCCGTCGCAGCCGATGGTGTAGGAGAAACGCACTTCGTCCTTGTAGCCGCCGAACCGGTGCACCGAGTCGGCTTTCTCGTCGTAGAGTTCTGTGGCGTGCAGCACCACGCGCTGTCCTTTTTTGCCCGTTAGGGTCAATTGCACGATTCCTTGGAAATTCTGCCCCAGGTCGTAGAGCCATCTACCGTGACGGGTCAGGCGGCGGGTTACGGGGCGGAACCGCTGCATGACACGCAGGGGATAGGAGGTCTGTGCTTCGAGAACGGTCCCTTCGGCCAGCGGCGCGGGCAGCGCCCGCTGCCATGTCGAGTCGTCGTAGCCTGGTTCCATCCAGCCTGTCGACAGGCGTGTGGCATCGTAGTCCTCGCCGCCGTAGACGCTGCTGTAAGTCACGGGGCTTTCCGTCGTGCGCCACGATGTGTCGGAGACGACCGTTTCCCGGCTGCCGTCCTCGTATTCGAGCGCCAGTTTGAGAATCATTTTGGGATACATGTAACTCGTCAGCCCTTTGTAATAGCGTTCCCGGGGAATACTGACGAATCCGTTGCCGAGCATCACACCCAGCGCATTGCACCCCTGCCGCAGCAGCGGGGTTACTTCGAAAGGAACGTAGTTCACGAGTTTGTCGTAGTCTGTGGCTGCCGGATCGAACAGGCGGTCGCCGACTTTTCGGCCATTGAGGAAGAAGTCGAAATGCCCGAGCCCCGAGACGTAGGCTACGGCCTGTTTCAGGGGTTTGCGGATTTCGACCTCACGGCGGAACTGCGGAAGTTTGTTCCGGCCCGGATTGCGGTCGCCGAGCCGTTTCCGAAGCGTTGCGTCGTTGGCCGCACCCGGAACCAGTCGCTCCTTTTCGGGCATCAACTCCATGGCGATCCACTGTGCGCCCTCCCAGTCCTGCTCATCCAACAGTCCTATTCCGAACCGGGCCGGTTCGCTCCACGCGGAGGTTTTTCCGGCCGCGTCGTGGATGCGGACGCTCCAATAATAAAATCCGCCCGGACGGAGCGCCGTCCCCGCATAGGGAATATGCAGCGATTGCGTACTGCGCACCTTTCCGCTGTCCCACAGGCATTCCTGTTGTTTGCCGAGCTTCTCCGGGGCATCGGCAACGCGGATTTCGTAGGCTTGCTGGATGAATCCCTGCCGCTCCGATGCCGCTTTCCAACTGAATTTCGGGGTGAGGGTGTTCACGGCCAGCGGATTCTCAAGGTATTCGCACTTCAGTTCATAGGCGGAAAAGGAACCTGCGAATCCTTCGGTCGTTATGAATACCGACAGGCAGAGGAGAATGAGGCGGATGCAAACGGTTTTCATGGGGGCTTCGTTTTGTGATTGTCAGATATTCAATTTTTCGCAGGCCGGTTTTTCCCCGAGCCACTGCATGCCGTCGACACGGGCCGAAAGTTCCCGGTTGCCGAATAGGGTCCTGATTTGAACGGGGACAGCCGTATTCATGTGTATTCCGGTGATGCAGGTTTCAGCAGGCGTTACTTCAATGACGTTCCCGCGCCGCCGTGCCGTGCAATTCCATGCGGCCAGCGAGCCGTCCGCGCGGACGATGACGAATGCTTGCGTCAGGGCGCACTCTTCGAGCGCTTTGAAAATCTCGAAAACCGTATAGTCGCCCTGCCCGCCTTTCTGGCCGAAATCCATCACGGCAGCATCGTCGTCGGGACGATGCCACGGCGTAATCAACTCCAGATACTGTTCTCCGACGATTGCATCCGTCGGAATCCCTTCGCCGGGATGCGCCGGGTCCTCCGCAAAGACTTTCGCCCGCACATAGGGATCGGGAACGAAGCCCCAGCGGAGCCATCCGTTCCCGTCCATAATCTGCACGCAGGCCCCGAGCGTATCCATCGTATCCCGCAGGTAATTTTCTTCGCCGGTAAGCAGATAGAGGTAGTAGGAGGCGTAAATCTTCCAGGCAGTCCACCCATGGGGCGAGTTCATCACTTGATTGGGTGCGAAATAGTGGTCGAGCGCCTCCCAGTAGCGGAGCGTCCCACCCCGCATCCGGGCGTCGGGGATTTCCGATTGCTGGAGGCAGCGGTGTTTGTGGTAGAGGTATTCGGCAGCGGCCGTATAGGCGTTGCGTGCCGGGGCTTCGTGTTGCATGAGGGCGTAGAGTGCCAGTTGGAGCGCGCTGCATGTAATCATGCCGTCCTCGAACGTCATGTCGCCCTCGGTTTCGATATCGTCGCGGCGCAACAGCAGGTCGGCGCAAGCCCGGGCTCCGGAGAGGGCGTGCCTCTGCGCGCGTTCGGCCCATTCGGCGGAGGCGGGGGCCAACTCCTGCTCTGCGGCGGCCAATTCCAGCATTGACTTGGCCGGATAGATGACGGCCGTGTAATGGACGTTGTTTCGTGAACGGTAGGCGCCGTCGGCGCTTTGAACCTGTTCCGAACAGATGTAGTCGCCGATGTGCGAAGCCTGGCGCAGGTAATTCTCGTCGCCGCTCATGCGCCACAGGTCGACGAGAATACCGATCAACGTCGTGTGGTTCTGGATGCGGTGGGGCCTGAATACCGGCCGGGGCTGCCATGCCACGGTGTCCCAGGTACGGGCGAGCGCATCCTCAAAGCGTGCGGTCAGCCGGATACTTTTTTCCGGCGTCGGAAAATACCGTTCCGCCTGAAAGATCGTGTAATAGCCGTACATACTTTCCGCCCCCGAATGAAGCGGTGGATAACGCGTCGCAAAGTCCCGTGCGCAGGTCAGATACCACGACCATTCGCGGCGGACGTGCACGCGGGCTTCGGCCTGTTTGCCTGCGGATGTCGTAACGGTCAGCAGGTATTCGCCGGGGCCTTTTGCCGGGGTGAATGTTCGACCGGAAAGTTCTTCTACACTGCCGTCCGGAGCCGTTACGGTGACTCTTGCGGTTTCGGACGTACAGCCGTAAAGTTGTAAGTCGGTCGATTCGCCGGCGGAGAGGGTGTAACGTCCGCATTCGATTGCCGGAATACCTCCCCATGCCGCAAGCGCGGGCTTGAGCGTTTCGAGCCCTTCGATTTCTCCCAGATGGAGCTCCCATTCCCGCCGTTCACCGGGAGCAAGCGAATTCATTCGCTGCGGATGTCGTGCAGGCAGGGGGCCCGTGTGCAGCAGGTCGAGGCTTCCGGTGAAAATCTGGTGCCCCCACTTCGGCTTTAAAATACCTTCGTAGATATAGTTAATGCCATAGGAGGCGACCGGCCCGGATGTGCAAATGCCTGCGATACGCCCTTCGGGCGACATGAAATAGCCCCAGAAATGGCTCTTTTCACAGCGCATCAGCGTCGGGAAAAACTTTTGGTTCCACGCCGGATAACTCCGCATTTCGGCGTCGATTCCCAAATACAGCCGTGACCGGAACGGCACGAAAAGGCTGTCCGTGCGGTTCTCCATTTCGGCCGTCACCACCAGATGGTCTTTTTCGGCCCGGTAGGCGAGGCGGTAGGCGATGCCGTTCTGTTCGGCCGTGAATACCGGAATGCCGGATACGGGCTGTGATAGGGCTACGTTCTCCCAAGCCGGTCCGGATTTGTCGTCCGTGCGGAACGGAATCCGCATCCATTCACCGTTACGGAACGTTTCATAGCCGCGAATCGTGCCATTGTCGGCTATGAAAGCACGCCAGGTCGTTTGCGGTCCGGCATCGAGAATCGTGATTCCCGATGCCTGCACGGTGAAAGGAAAACAAAGCAACCACAGCAGGCGGGAAAGTCCCGGTTTTCCAAGATTCATCATTCGTTTGTTTTGGTTGTAATAATTTGCTTTTGTGCAGCCTGAATTCGGATGCAGGCAGGTGCTCCGGCCGATTTTATTCTATGTCCTTGAAGAAGAACTCCGCATATTGGAACCCAGCTTTCTTGTAGAGGTTCGGTAGGAGGCGTTTTGCGCGGCGTTGGAAATCGTCGTAATTCTTACGGTCGTATGCCCAGGCAATTTCGGCTATCGCGGCCATTCTGGGCAGTGTCATCCGCTGGACATGTCCGAAATCCGCGATGTATTCGGTCCATACGTTACCCTGAATGCCGAGAATATTCTTGTACTCGGCGGGTTTCAGCCGGTCGTAGGGGTCGAGGCGGTATACCTGCCTCATGGAGAGGTATCGGGTCGGCCCTATTGGTTCCAGCTTTTCAGGATGGGATGTCTGCGCATAGTCGAGGTAGCAGTTCCACTTCGGGGTCATGATTACGCGGTTTCCCTTCTTTGCGGCGTCGGTCCCCCTAAACTGGTCGGTCCACGCCATGATGACCGCGGATTTTGAAATTCCTCCCTGCATGATTTCGTCCCACCCGATCAGTTCTCGTCCGTGGTCGTGAAGCCACTTTTCGACGCGGTGCATGAAATAGCTTTGCAGTTGTTCCTCGTTTGCGAGCCCCTCTTGGCGGATGCGTTTTTGACAGGCCGGACACTCTTTCCAACGGTCTTTGGGACATTCGTCGCCTCCGACGTGTATGAGTTTCGAAGGGAATAGTCCGAGCACCTCCCCGAGCACATTTTCCACGAATTCGAAGGTCGTCTCTTTCCCCGCGCAGAGCACGTCCTTGGATATTCCCCAATGGGTCCATACTTCGTATCCTTCGCCGCGGCACCCCAACTCGGGATATGCGGCCAACGCCCCTAACATGTGTCCGGGCATGTCGATTTCGGGAATTACCTCGATGTATCGTTCTGCGGCATAGGCCACGATGCAGCGGATATCGTCCTGGGTGTAGAAACCTCCGTAGGGTTTTCCGTCGTATCGGTTGCGGCTTTCGTCGGACTTGTCGTATCGTCCGATGACGGTCTCCTTACGGATGGAGCCGATCTGGGTGAGCCGGGGATATCGCTTGATTTCGATGCGCCATCCCTGATCTTCGGAGAGGTGCCAGTG is a window encoding:
- a CDS encoding family 78 glycoside hydrolase catalytic domain, which encodes MKTVCIRLILLCLSVFITTEGFAGSFSAYELKCEYLENPLAVNTLTPKFSWKAASERQGFIQQAYEIRVADAPEKLGKQQECLWDSGKVRSTQSLHIPYAGTALRPGGFYYWSVRIHDAAGKTSAWSEPARFGIGLLDEQDWEGAQWIAMELMPEKERLVPGAANDATLRKRLGDRNPGRNKLPQFRREVEIRKPLKQAVAYVSGLGHFDFFLNGRKVGDRLFDPAATDYDKLVNYVPFEVTPLLRQGCNALGVMLGNGFVSIPRERYYKGLTSYMYPKMILKLALEYEDGSRETVVSDTSWRTTESPVTYSSVYGGEDYDATRLSTGWMEPGYDDSTWQRALPAPLAEGTVLEAQTSYPLRVMQRFRPVTRRLTRHGRWLYDLGQNFQGIVQLTLTGKKGQRVVLHATELYDEKADSVHRFGGYKDEVRFSYTIGCDGCPETWHPQFTNYGLRYVQVTDAVPAGEENPGELPVIEEIIGLHVRNSAPTAGTFRCSDELLNRINTLIEWGIKGNMGSFLTDCPHREKLPWIEQLHLMFGSLQHSFDLYKLYEKMAADMAAAQWENGLIPDVAPMYFLFNGGFVDSPEWGSSMILVPWKVYEYYGDPSLVKRHYDSMKRYLEYLESKATDYILNHGLGDWCDIGPKRPGVSQHTSLAATATPVFYMDAVTMVQAAELLGRGRDAARFRQLAESIKCSYNAKFFHPDTKSYDRGSQAANAIALCAGLVAPEDKRAVAENIASDIRARGNALTAGDVGYNFVLRALEAHGMSEIIYAMNSRYDVPGYGYQIAQGATALPETWDARTDHSHNHLMLGHLQEWFYTQVGGIQRDPESPAYKHFIVKPSVIGKITFARTSFESPYGTISTDWKITPGGFRMKVAVPANTTAQIWIPAAPDDAVTESGVCADRSKNVHYLFTVDGYRVYRVGSGTYRFAVEGEFAGDNITNTSFQ
- a CDS encoding beta-N-acetylhexosaminidase translates to MQRTILTFFALMFAAAICARNIDIIPRPASLTPGKGVFHISPKTAVAAEGELRRPAEIFAEDIASVVGHRIPVAEKGAVALAVNNELENEEYTLAVTPKAIRISGGSPQAVFYALQTLRQLVAPDGTVPAVVIADKPCFAHRGGMLDSGRHFWTVDEVKRFIDILALHKLNVFHWHLSEDQGWRIEIKRYPRLTQIGSIRKETVIGRYDKSDESRNRYDGKPYGGFYTQDDIRCIVAYAAERYIEVIPEIDMPGHMLGALAAYPELGCRGEGYEVWTHWGISKDVLCAGKETTFEFVENVLGEVLGLFPSKLIHVGGDECPKDRWKECPACQKRIRQEGLANEEQLQSYFMHRVEKWLHDHGRELIGWDEIMQGGISKSAVIMAWTDQFRGTDAAKKGNRVIMTPKWNCYLDYAQTSHPEKLEPIGPTRYLSMRQVYRLDPYDRLKPAEYKNILGIQGNVWTEYIADFGHVQRMTLPRMAAIAEIAWAYDRKNYDDFQRRAKRLLPNLYKKAGFQYAEFFFKDIE